A window of Kribbella sp. NBC_00382 genomic DNA:
ACCCGCTGATCGTTGCCGTCTCCGACACCGAAGACGAACTCTTTCGGGCCAGGGCTGTAAGGGCGAGCCATCGGTGTCCTCACTCGAATCCGTCGTACGAACGGAAAGGCTGGTCGGCGGCAATCACGTGCCGGACCAGCCTCTTGCCGCGCGGGGCTAGACGTTGAAGCGGAATTCCACGACGTCGCCGTCTGCCATGACGTAGTCCTTGCCTTCTATGCGGACCTTGCCGGCGGACTTGGCGGTGGCCATGTTGCCGGCTTCCATCAGGTCGGTGAAGGAGACGATCTCGGCTTTGATGAAGCCGCGTTGGAAGTCGGTGTGGATCACGCCGGCTGCCTCGGGGGCGGTGGCGCCCTTCTTGATGGTCCAGGCTCGGGATTCTTTGGGGCCTGCGGTGAGGTAGGTCTGCAGGCCTAGGGTTTCGAAGCCGACTCGGGCCAAGACGTCCAGGCCGGGCTCCTCGACACCCATCTCGTTGAGCATCTCGCGGGCTTCGGCCTCGTCGTCGAGCTCTACCAGTTCGGCCTCGAACTTGGCGTCCAGGAAGATCGCCTCGGCGGGGGCGACCAGGTCGCGCATGCTCTGCTTCAGGGTTTCGTCGGCGAGCTCGTCGGCGTCGCAGTTGAAGACGAAGATGTACGGCTTGGCCGTCATCAGCATCAGTTCGCGGATCGCGTCGCGGTCGACGTTGGTGGCGATGATCGGCGTACCGGCCTCGAGGTGCTTCTGCGCCTCGCGGACCGCTTCGAGGACGGCGACGCTCTCCTTCTTCAGCCGGGCTTCCTTCTCCAGCCGCGGGATCGCCTTCTCCACGGTCTGCAGGTCGGCCAGGATCAGCTCGGTCTGGATCGTCGAGATGTCGTCGGCCGGTGAGACCTTGCCGTCGACGTGGGTGACGTCGTCGTCACGGAACACCCGGGTGACCTGGCAGATCGCGTCGCCCTCGCGGATGTGGCTGAGGAACTTGTTGCCCAGCCCCTCGCCCTCCGACGCGCCGCGGACGATGCCGGCGATGTCGACGAACTGCACCGTCGCCGGGATCACCTTCGCCGAGTCGTACAACGTCGCCAGCTTCGCGAGCCGCGCGTCCGGTACGCCGACCACCCCGACGTTGGGCTCGATCGTCGCGAACGGGTAGTTCGCCGCGAGCACGTTGTTCTTGGTCAGCGCGTTGAAGAGCGTGGACTTGCCCGCATTGGGGAGCCCGACGATTCCGATGGAGAGTGCCACGGGCAGCAAGACTACGCGGCGTGGCCCACTCGACCTAAATCACAAACGACTCCAGCTCCGCGTCGTACCAGCGGGAAGTCAGTCCCAGGGGCTGCATGCCGAGGCGCTTGCACACCGCGATCGACGGGCCGTTGTCCGGCCGTACGACGGCGTAGATCTCCCCCAGCCCCGCCTTGAACCCGTGAGCGATCGCCCCCTGCGCCGACTCCGTCGCGAGTCCCCGTCCCCACGAGTCAGGGTGGAAGTGCCAGCCCACCTCGACCTCGCCCTTCGACGAGGGCCCGTCAGGCAGCGGTACCAGCAACACCGTCCCCGCAATCGTGCCGGTCGACTTCTCCTCCACCGCCCAGATCCCGTAGACAGCGTCCGCGTTGCGCGCGTTCCACCGCTCGATCGTCCGCGACGCCGCGTCGCGATGCGGCATCACCCGCGGATCGGCGCCGAGCCAGCGCGACACCTCCCAGCGCCGGTAGATGTCGAACACCCGGTCCCCGTCGCTCTCCGCCCAGTCGCGTACGACCAGCCGGTCCGTCTGGTAGACCACCTTCGGCTCCATCGCGACACCTCCTCCGTAGGGAGTGATCTATCCGTCCCAACCAGGCGATAGCAAGCAGCGTCTCCTTTCTGTGACCAGTTGGAGAAAACTCGCGCCCCACCGATCACGGATCGTGTTCGCCTGCTTGCAATTCCTGCGGTTCGGCTGGACCGAACTGGTCTCCTGCCTCTTCCCCGCCGCGCTGTTCGCCGGCCTGGCGCTCTCGAAGTACGTCGAACTGCCGATCGCCCGGTACGACGCGTTGCTGGTCTACTCGCTGCTGCTCACCCTCGGGTTCTGGCTGGCCGGGCTGGAGACCTGGCGCGAGATCGCCGTGATCTTCGGCTTCCACCTCGTCGGGCTCGGGCTGGAGCTCTTCAAGGTCCAAGTCGGCTCCTGGCAGTACCCGGGCGACGCGGTGACGAAGTTCGCCGGAGTACCACTCTTTGCCGGCTTCATGTACGCCGCAGTCGGCAGCTACATCTGCCAGGCCTGGCGCCGCTTCGACCTGCGGGTGAGCGGCTATCGGCCGATCCTCACCACAGTGCTCGCAGTACTGATCTATGCGAACTTCTTCACCCATCACTGGATCGCCGACCTGCGCATCCCGATCGCGCTGGCTCTTCTGCTCGTACTGCGGCGCACCTGGGTCTTCTACACGGTAGGCACCCGGCGGTACCGGATGCCGCTGGCACTCGGGTTCGCGCTGATCGGCTTCTTCCTCTGGATCGCGGAGAACTTCGGCACCTTCCTGGACGCCTGGAACTACCCCGATCAGGTGAATGTGTGGCACCTCGTGCACCCGGCGAAGTTCGGCGCGTGGGCGCTGCTGGTCAGCATGAGCTTCGTCCTGGTCGCGAGCGTGAAGTCGTTGGAGGGCAGGCTGTACCACCGTGGCACGCTCGCCACTGTTGCGACACCGAAAGCCACTGAGATCTCCCCGCAACACAGTGATGCCAACCAGGTCCGGATGTAAGGCGTCTTACCAACGAAAGCTCCTTGAGGGGGAGCGTGTCTGGGGAACATCCGCCTGATCTGCAAGGGAGCATCATGTCCCGAAAGCTCGCCGCCATCATCGCCACCGCCGCCGCCTTGGCGCTCGTCGTCGGCTCGTTGATCGCCTTGGCGCTGGGACACACGAACCAGCCCAAGCCGACCTCGGCGTCATCACCGAACACCCCGTCGTCGACACCCATCGAGACGCCGACGCCCACGCCGATCACCTCGGGCTCACCGGAGAGCGGCAAGCCTCGTAAGCCCGCCGGCGACCCAACACTCGCCGCGTCCGCGGGCAACAAGAAGGTGCTGTTCTTCAGCTTCGACGACGGCCCGGACCCGTACTGGACGCCGAAGATCCTCCAGGTGCTGAAGAAGTACGGCGCCCACGCGACCTTCTTCGAACTGGGCAACATGCAGGCCGCGCACCCCGGGCTGCGTGAGCAGATCCTTGCTGCAGGCAACACGGTCGGCAGCCACTCGATCTCGCACCCACAACTGACCGCGATCTCCGCGGCCAAGCGACATCACGAGATCTTCGACGGCCCGCAGTCCAAGTGCTTCCGGCCGCCGTTCGGCGCTTCGAACCCGAAGGTCCGCGCCGACATCAAGGCCGCCGGTATGGTCCAGGTGCTCTGGGACGTCGACCCGCGCGACTGGGCCCGCCCCGGCGTGCACGCGATCGTGAACAACATCATGACGCACGCTCACAAGCGCAACATCATCCTGTTGCACGACGGCGGCGGCGACCGCAGCCAGACCGTCGCGGCCCTCGACAAGGCGCTCCGGCTACTCAAGGCCCAGGGCTACAGCTTCCCCGCGATGGCCTGCTGAGCTCAGCCTGTACTTCAGGGCTTGAGCTCAAGCTCACTTGAAGTCGTACTGTCCAGCCATGGACACCCCGACGAACGGCTCGTGGCGCGAACTGCTCGGCCTCACCTACGCCCCGGTGGCGGTGGTACTGGCCGGCGGGGTGTTGATGGAGGCGAGCAACGTCTACCTCACCACCAGCCTGCTGCCGACGATCGTCGGTGACATCGGTGGTACCGGCTTCTACGCCTGGACGATGACGGCCTTCCTGGTCGCGTCGGTGATCAGCTCGATGCTGGTCAGCCGGATCCTCATCACCCGCGGCTCAATGGCCGCCTACCTGCTCGCCTTCGGAATCTTCGGCCTCGGCTCGCTCATCGCCGCGCTGAGCCCCGGCATCGGCGTCTTCCTGGCTGGCCGGGCCGTGCAGGGGTTCGGCGGTGGTCTGCTCGCAGGACTCGGATATGCACTCATCCAGCGGGCGTTGCCGGAGCGCTTGTGGGCGAAGGCGGCGGCGCTGGTGTCGGCGATGTGGGGTGTCGGCAACCTGGTCGGGCCGGCTGCCGGTGGCGCTTTCGGGCAGGTGGGGGTGTGGCGGCCGGCGTTCTGGCTGCTGGTCGCGCTGGCCGCAGTACTGATGGTGGTCGTCGTACGGGTGATTCCTCGTACTGAGCGTGCGGCCGCCGGGTCCGCCGTACCGGGGGTGTCGCTGGTGCTGTTGACCGCGGCCGTCGCGATGGTCAGCATCGCGAGCATCGTGCCGGCTGGCGTGCTGACTGCGGTCGTGCTGGTGATCGGGCTCGCGCTCGGTGTGGTCTTCGTCTTGTACGAGCGGACTGCGAAGGCGGCCGTCCTGCCGCGGGTGACGTTCGCTGCGGGCAAGTCGCTGAAGTGGGTCTACCTGACCGTCGGGATCCTTGCCTTTGGCATCGGTACCGAGGCTTTCATCCCGCTCTTCGGTCAGGAGCTGGGCGAGCTGTCGCCGTTGCTTGCCGGATTCCTCGGAGCTGCTCTGTCGCTCGGCTGGTCGCTGAGCCAGACGGTCAGCGCGAGTTTTGTGCGGATTGCGGTCGTACGCCGGCTGATCGTCGGCGGCCCCGTGTTGCTGGCGATCGGCCTCGCGGCGTACTCCGCCTTGCAGGTTGCTGGGCCGTCCGTGTTCGTGGTCGCTCTGTGGTTCGTCACCCTGTTCGCGGCCGGCGCCGGGATCGGGATCGCCTTCCCGCACCTGGCCGTCGCCGCCTTCAGCAGCGTCGAGGACACTGAGGAGGCTGCCAAGGCCTCGGCGGGGATCAATACGGTCTTCTTGATGTCGAGTGCGTTCAGCGCGGCCTTGGCCGGAGTACTGGTCAAGCTCGGTGAGCCGTCCGCCCTCTCTTCGGCCCACTTGTTGCTGTCGGTCTTCGCGATTGTTGCCCTGCTCGGCGCCTTCCCCGCCTGGCGGATCGCTCGCTCAGGGGCCACTCGGAAGCCTGTCGCGGCGCAGCTCACACACTGAGGTTCGGTGGTACCGGGCTTGTCGTCCGGAAATTGTCGGCGGCGTCTGCGACTGTCTGTGACATGACCGGTACCGCGGTTTTGTTGCTCTTGGTTTTCCTGCTGGTCGGGCTCGGGCTCGGCTGGGTCTTCGGCCTGCTCTGGTCGCGGGGACGCGACGGCGCCTCGCTCGCGCGGATCACGGCCGAGCGGGATGCGGCCGAGGATCGCGTGGTCGAGCTCACACAGGAGCGGACGACGGTCGGGCAACAGATGTCCGGGCAAGCGGTGGTGAAGGAGTCGCTCGACCGGTTGCATGCCCAGCTCAACCAGTTGGAGAAGGGCCGCGCCGCCTGGCAGAGCCAGTTGCACCAACAGGTGAACGAGGTACGGATGAGCGGTGAGGCGTTGCGTCGCGAGACCGCCTCACTGTCGACCGCGCTGCGCAAGCCACAGGTCCGCGGGCGATGGGGCGAGCTGCATCTCCGGCGTACGGTCGAGCTGGCCGGCATGGTCGCGCACTGCGACTTCACCGAGCAGACCACGACCACTGGCGATGACGGCCTGCTGCGCCCGGACATGGTGGTGAGACTTGCCGAGGGCAAGAATCTCGTCGTCGACTCGAAGGTACCGCTGGCCGCGTTCCTGGAGGCCGCCGAGAGCGACGACGCCGACTTCCGCGAGGAACGCCTGCGCGCCCACGCCCGCCATCTCCGTACTCACGTAGACCAACTCTCCGCGAAGGCCTACTGGTCACGGCTCCCGTCGACTCCCGAGTTCGTCATCCTCTTCGTCCCTGGCGAGTCCTTCCTCTCCGCCGCATTGGACGTCGAGCCGATCCTCCTCGAGTACGCCGCCGAGCGCCGGGTGATCCTCGCGACCCCCACCACCCTGATCGCTACCCTGCGCGCAGCCGCCTACGCCTGGAACCAATCCGCCCTCACCGAGTCCGCCCAACAGGTCTTCGAACTGGGCCGGGAACTCTACGAACGCCTAGGAACGATGGGCGACCACCTGAACCGCGTGGGCCGCTCCCTCACCTCAGCCGTGGACGCCTACAACAGCACCGTCGGCTCCTTCGAACGCCGAGTCTTCACCACCGCCCGCAAACTCCGCGACCTCCACGTGACGGAAGCCGAACTAACCGCCATGGAATCCATCGAAGCCTCCGCTCGCCCCCTCACCGCCCCCGAATTCCTGGCCGTAGAAGAAGACACCCCCGACACCCACCGCTGGCTCCCCGGCCCCACCATCGACAAAACCCACCGCGAGCCACCCCCACTCCCCGGCCTCGACTCCCAAACCGGCTGACCCCGAAGAACCCCCACGCCTGCTCCGCCCGTCCAGCGCCGCACCCCCACGGCAAGACAGACCCGAGCTGCGTCGCCGAGTCGGCCGTCCAACCCGCACCCCGGCGAACTCCTGCGCGAGCGTGCGAAGACGCCCGTACCACATACGACCGACGTCTCACTCGCGCATTGAGTAGTTCGCCTCATGCGCTGGGGCCGTGCCGCGCTGACGATTAGCCCATGACGAAACCGATCCAGCCCTCGCAGACCTCCGCGTTCTACCTCCAAGCGATCCTGTCCTTCGCCCTCTCGATGACCGCGATGACCATCGCCATCGTCTACCTCCCCGCCGCCGGCTGGATCCGCGCCTTCCTCGCCCTCGGCCTCCTCTACCTCGTCACCTCCACGGTCACCCTCTGCAAAGTCGTCCGAGACCGCCAAGAACTCTCCGTCGTCACCAACCGCGTCGACCAGGCCCGCCTCGACAAACTCCTCGCCGAACACGACCCGTTCAAGGTCGACGCGTAACCGACGACCTCGCCGGTTGCTGACTCACATCGCCCACCTCAGCCACAGGCTCGCTCGGCCACTGGCGGGTTTTTTGACCGCTGGCGTGCTGCTTCACGTCAGCGGTCAAAAAACCCGCCAGCCGACCCCGAAATCGCCTGCGGGGACCTCAACTGTCGGATCGCAGCTATTTCTGCTGCTGTCGCCTGCTGCTCTGGCCGGCATGTCGGGGGTAGGTCGGCATATCAAGCGTCGGAAAGCCGACAGGGGTCAGGTGTTGACAGGGGTGGAGGGGCGGCCAAGTATGAGAGCGCTCTCACTCATTCGGCGGCTCACCGTCCCTCGTCGGATGAGCAGTGGGTACCGCTCGCCCCCAGCGGTGACTGTGTCCTGGTAGCGCAGTCTCTTCGTGGTCGTCCGGTGCTCCGCCTTCTCTCGCACGGGACAAACCTGAGGAGGAGTTGTGCGCATCAAACACAAGTTGCTGGCGGTTCTGGCCGCCGCGAGTACCGTCGCCGCCGGGCTGGTCGCGACTGTCGCGATGCCGGCCCAAGCGGTGCCGGCGACCATTCCGCTGAAGATCACCAACAGTTCCGGCCGCGGCGACGCGGTCTACATCTACAACCTCGGCACAAATCTGCAGACCGGCCAGCAAGGCTGGGCAGACGCAGCAGGCAACTTCCACGCCTGGCCGGCCGGCGGCAACCCGCCGACCCCGGCACCTGACGCCTCCATCGCCGGCCCCGGCAACGGCGGGTCGATCACCATCCAGATGCCGAAGTTCTCGGGCCGGGTCTACTTCTCGTACGGTCAGAAGCTCGTCTTCAAGCTGACCACCGGCGGCCTGGTGCAGCCCGCGGTCCAGAACCCGAGCGACCCCAACCGCAACATCCTGTTCAGCTGGACCGAGTACACGCTGAACGACTCCGGCCTGTGGATCAACAGCACCCAGGTCGACATGTTCTCGGTCCCGTACGCCGTCGGCGTCCAGCAGGGCAACGGCAACGTACTGACCACCGGCCACCTCAAGCCAGGCGGCTACAACAACTTCTTCAACGCGCTCCGCGGCCAATCCGGCGGCTGGGCCAATCTGATCCAGACAGCACCCAACGGATCGGTACTCCGCGCACTCGCGCCGACCTACGGCGTCGAGACCGGCGCGCTGCCCGGCAACGTGATGGACGACTACATCAACCGGGTCTGGTCGAAGTACAGCTCACAGACCCTGACCGTGCAGCCGTTCGGCGACCAGCCGAACACCAAGTACTTCGGTCGCGTCTCCGGCAACGTCATGAACTTCACCAACACCTCGGGCCAGGTCGTGACGAGCTTCCAGAAGCCCAACGCACCCAGCATCTTCGGCTGCGCCGGCCTGCTCGACGCCCCGAACGACCTGGTCCGCGGGCCGATTTCGCGCACCCTCTGCGCCGGCTTCAACCGGTCGACGCTACTGACCAACCCGAACCAGCCCGACCCCAACAACTCGAACTTCTACCAGGACAGTGTCACCAACCACTACTCCAAGCTGATCCACGCGCAGATGGCCGACGGCAAGGCGTACGGCTTCGCCTTCGACGACGTCGGCAACCACGAGGCCCTCGTCCACGACGGCAACCCGCAGCAGGCCTACATCACCCTCGACCCCTTCAACTGATTCAAAAGCAGGAAGAAACAGACCCACCCCGGGTCCCCGCAGCTGCCCGCGGGGGACCCGGGGTGTTCCACGTCTTGACACCCGCAATGGTTAGTGGCATGCACGTACCAGTCAGCCGCCCCGCGATCTCCCAGCACCTCAAGGTCCTAGGCCAAGCCGGCCTCGTCGACCAGTTCTGGGACGACGCACTGGACGCGTTCGCGGCGTACGTCCGAGAGACCGAAGGGGAACAGTAATGAGCACCGCGCCACTCGTGAAGCGGGTGGTCGTCAAGACCACCCAGGAACGCGCTTTCGACTTGTTCACCAAGCACCTCGGTGCCTGGTGGCCGCTGAAGACCCACTCGATCGGCGAGGACAAGGCGACCAGCGTCGAACTGGAGGGCGCCGTCGGCGGCCGCATCGTGGAGTACGGCGAAGACGGCCCACACGGCTACTGGGGCACAGTGTCCGACTGGGACCCGCCGAACAGCCTCTCCTTCACCTGGCACCCCGGCAGCGACCCGAAGCAGGCAGGCAGCATCACTGTCAGCTTCAAGCAACTAGACGGCGGCACCGAGGTAGAACTGATCCACAGCGGCTGGGAGCGTCGCCCCGACGGCGCCGAAGCCCGCGAGAGCTACAACACCGGCTGGGACTACGTGCTCGACTTCTACGTCAGCCACAGCCGATAGTGGGCGGATGGCGAACGCTCCGGTCGATCCCAGCGCACTAGCCGCTTCACTCCGCCCGCACGGAGAGTCGGTGATGCTGCCGCAAGCGGCGTACACAGACCCCGCAGTACTGGCATGGGAGCGCCGCAACTTCTTCGCCGGCACCTGGACCTGCCTAGGCCGAGCAGAGGAACTAGCAGCCGGTACTACGTACAGCGCGACAACAGTCGGCGACATCGGCGTCCTTCTAACCTATGCAGACAAGCCCCGCGCATTCGCCAACACCTGCCGGCACCGCGGCCATGAGCTACTGCCACAAGGCGACTCCAGCCAACGCAGAGCCGTCGTCTGCCCGTACCACGGCTGGTCGTACGACCTGGACGGCGCAGTGAAGGCAGCCCCACGGATGGGCGACACCTTCGACCCCACGCCATACGGGCTCACCGAGCTGCCGACCGAGGTCTGGCAGGGCTGGCTGTTCGTCAACGCACTCGGTACCGCCCCACCGTTCAGCGAGCACGTTGGCGGCCTCACGGACCTCGTCGCGCCGTACCGACCCGAGGCGTTGACCCTCAAGGCTCGGCACAGCTACGACGTCGCGTCGAACTGGAAGACGATCGTGGAGAACTACCACGAGTGCTACCACTGCCCGTTGATCCACCCGGAGCTCTGCAAGGTCTCGCCACCGACCTCAGGCGACAACTGGAACCTGCCCGGCGCCTGGGTCGGCGGCCTGATGGACCTCCGTCCCGACGCCGAGACGATGTCCCTCGACGGCAAGTCGCACGGAATCCCCTTGCCAGGCGTCAATCCACGCACTGTGAACTACGTCGGCCTGTTCCCCAACCTGCTCATCTCCCTGCACCCCGACTACGTGATGACCCATCGCCTCGAACCCCGTACTCCGCGCCTGACGGCGATCGAGTGCTCCTGGTACTTCCCGGCCGAGGTGGCCGACCCGTCGTACGCCGTCGACTTCTGGGACATCACCAATCGCGAGGACTGGTCGGCCTGCGAGTCGGTCCAGCGTGGCGCCGACTCGCCCCACTTCCGCCCCGGCCCACTGGCTCCGGCCGAGGACGCCGTCTACCAATGGGTCACCATGCTGGCCAGGGGTTACCTAGGCAAAAGTCTTACCCAGTAAAGGAATTACCCGGGTAAAGCAATCAGTTCGCGACCGTGAACCGGCCACGCCGGTGCGCAGGCTGCTCGAGCTCGTCCACCAGCGCGACGGCATAGTCCTCGGCCGAGACCGCGCTGCCGACCGGCTCATCTGTTCCCAGCTTGAAGACACCTGTGCGCTCACCCGGAGCGATCACCGGCGCAGGCGAAAGCAGCGTCCAGTCGACGTCCGCCGGCGTCGCACGCAGGGTGTCGAGAACCCCGGCGACAACCAGCGCCTCAGCCTTGTAGATCTCCGGGAAGTCCGGCGAGTCCACCAGACGCTTGCCACCGGCAAGCAGACTGCCCGCCCCACCGACCACCACCAGCCGGGTCCCACCGACCGAGGAGATCAACGTGTCGATCGCATCCAAGAAGCCCTGCGGACCCTCGCCCGTCCGGCTCGGCCCCATCGCCGACACCAGAACATCGGCCGACGACGCGATCTCCTTCACGGACGCCGCATCGTTCGCCGACCCGACGACAGCCTCGACGCCGGCCGGCTGAGCGCCACCCGAGCGCGTGATACCAACCACCTCGTGTCCACGCCGGACAGCCTCAGCCGCGATCCGGCTCCCGATCATCCCGCTCGCACCGTAGACGGCAATCTTCACAACGAACTCCCCAAAGGCATCGGCAGCAATCTCAACACCGCTGACAGTAACCATTGGTAACTGGCTACTTCAACGTGCTATAAGTACCTGGTGGTTACTAATGCGGAGGACCTCGCGGCGAAGGATCTCGTGGCGCAGCTGAGCGACCGCGGCGATCTCTTCGATCCGAACTGCCCGACCCGGCTGATCCTGGACCGGATCGGCGACAAGTGGACCGTGCTCGCCGTGCTCCTGCTCAGCAACGGCCCGCTCAGATTCACCGAACTCCGCGACGGCATCGGCCGCGTCGCGCCCAAGGTCCTCACCCAGACCCTCCGACGGCTGGAGCGCGACGGCCTGGTCACCCGCGAGGTCTTTGCCGAGGTACCGCCCCGCGTCGTCTACACCCTGACCCCGATGGGCGAGTCCCTGATCGTCCCGATCCGGGCGGTCAGCGAGTGGGCCGAGGTCCACGTGCCGGCCATCACCGCCGCTCAGAACAGTTACGACCTCGACTCCGCCTGATCTCGACTCAACCTTTCGCCCCCACCCGGTCATCACACTGCTGACCGAGTACGAAACACACCTCGCTGGGGGCGACAAACGATGGATCCAGGGTTGGACGCGGAGTTCGCCGCATTCGTGGACGGGCGGTTCACCGCCCTGCAACGATTCGGCTATCTGCTCACCGGCGAATGGCATCTGGCCGAAGATCTGGTCCAGACCTCGCTGACGAAAGTGTGGTTCCACCGCAAGTCGCTGCGCAGCGGCACCGCGCTGGAGTCCTACACCCGGACGACGATGGTGAACACCAGCACGCAGTGGTGGCGGCGCAAGTGGAAGGGCGAGACCCCCACCGAGCAACTGCCCGAGCCGTCGAGTCCGTCCGAGTTCGGCACGGTCGACGACCGTGACCTGCTGCTCCGAGCGCTCGCCACGCTCCCCCGGCGTACCAGAGCAACGCTGGTACTCCGGTACTTCGAAGACCTGCCGGAAGCCGAGATCGCCCACATCATGGGCTGCTCGACCGGCACGGTGAAGGCGAACATCTCGCGCGGCCTGGCCAAGCTGCGCGAACACAAGCTCTTCACCGACCCCCTGATCGCCACATCTACCGACCGCCCCGGCCCACGAGGAGGGCTGTCCCATGACCGATGAGCTCAAGGAACGCTTCCAGCAACTGGTCGCCGACCCGCCACCCCCGACCGCGGTCCCGAGCGAGGCAGTCTTCGCCCGCGTCCGCACCGTACGCCGCCGCCGTACGGCCGGAGTCGCCATCAGTGCCGCGGCTGCCGTCGCCGTCGTCACCGTGGTGGCCGGCGGCCTCACCGACATCCGCAGCGGCCCACCGGTCTCGGGCCAGCCGTCGAACAAGGCAGCCACCACGTCACCACCGCCGCCCGCACCGCCGAAGATCGGGGCGACGGTGACGCTGATCCCGACCGTCAAGGGCCGCGTCGTGACGATGAAGGTGACCGTCGCAGGCACGGTCCTGGTGCCGATCGGGGCCGACGATCACAAGCCACTACCCACCAACGTCGGCCTGATCGACCTGGGCCTGGGCTCCGACTACAGCTACGGCGACGGCAGCGAGCCGGGCGGCTCGGACGGCGGTGCGATCACCTGCCAGGGCGCGAAGATCCGCAAGACCGCCAAGGAGACCTACACCCTGCTCGACGGGCCCCACGTCTTCACCAAGCCCGGGACTTTCACCTTCACGTACCGCATCTCGTTCTGCGGTGGCCCGAAGGGCAGCTTCACAGCTGCCAAGACCGCGAAGATCGTCGTCCGTTAGGCGTGGTCGGACGTGCCTGTGGTCGCCATCCCGGCGGCCTTCAGGTCCGCCCGCAGCTCACGCGGCAGTGAGAACACCAAGCTCTCCTCAGCCGTGGTGACCTCCTGCACCTCGCCGTAC
This region includes:
- the ychF gene encoding redox-regulated ATPase YchF codes for the protein MALSIGIVGLPNAGKSTLFNALTKNNVLAANYPFATIEPNVGVVGVPDARLAKLATLYDSAKVIPATVQFVDIAGIVRGASEGEGLGNKFLSHIREGDAICQVTRVFRDDDVTHVDGKVSPADDISTIQTELILADLQTVEKAIPRLEKEARLKKESVAVLEAVREAQKHLEAGTPIIATNVDRDAIRELMLMTAKPYIFVFNCDADELADETLKQSMRDLVAPAEAIFLDAKFEAELVELDDEAEAREMLNEMGVEEPGLDVLARVGFETLGLQTYLTAGPKESRAWTIKKGATAPEAAGVIHTDFQRGFIKAEIVSFTDLMEAGNMATAKSAGKVRIEGKDYVMADGDVVEFRFNV
- a CDS encoding GNAT family N-acetyltransferase — protein: MEPKVVYQTDRLVVRDWAESDGDRVFDIYRRWEVSRWLGADPRVMPHRDAASRTIERWNARNADAVYGIWAVEEKSTGTIAGTVLLVPLPDGPSSKGEVEVGWHFHPDSWGRGLATESAQGAIAHGFKAGLGEIYAVVRPDNGPSIAVCKRLGMQPLGLTSRWYDAELESFVI
- a CDS encoding DUF817 domain-containing protein; this translates as MTSWRKLAPHRSRIVFACLQFLRFGWTELVSCLFPAALFAGLALSKYVELPIARYDALLVYSLLLTLGFWLAGLETWREIAVIFGFHLVGLGLELFKVQVGSWQYPGDAVTKFAGVPLFAGFMYAAVGSYICQAWRRFDLRVSGYRPILTTVLAVLIYANFFTHHWIADLRIPIALALLLVLRRTWVFYTVGTRRYRMPLALGFALIGFFLWIAENFGTFLDAWNYPDQVNVWHLVHPAKFGAWALLVSMSFVLVASVKSLEGRLYHRGTLATVATPKATEISPQHSDANQVRM
- a CDS encoding polysaccharide deacetylase family protein; this translates as MSRKLAAIIATAAALALVVGSLIALALGHTNQPKPTSASSPNTPSSTPIETPTPTPITSGSPESGKPRKPAGDPTLAASAGNKKVLFFSFDDGPDPYWTPKILQVLKKYGAHATFFELGNMQAAHPGLREQILAAGNTVGSHSISHPQLTAISAAKRHHEIFDGPQSKCFRPPFGASNPKVRADIKAAGMVQVLWDVDPRDWARPGVHAIVNNIMTHAHKRNIILLHDGGGDRSQTVAALDKALRLLKAQGYSFPAMAC
- a CDS encoding MFS transporter — translated: MDTPTNGSWRELLGLTYAPVAVVLAGGVLMEASNVYLTTSLLPTIVGDIGGTGFYAWTMTAFLVASVISSMLVSRILITRGSMAAYLLAFGIFGLGSLIAALSPGIGVFLAGRAVQGFGGGLLAGLGYALIQRALPERLWAKAAALVSAMWGVGNLVGPAAGGAFGQVGVWRPAFWLLVALAAVLMVVVVRVIPRTERAAAGSAVPGVSLVLLTAAVAMVSIASIVPAGVLTAVVLVIGLALGVVFVLYERTAKAAVLPRVTFAAGKSLKWVYLTVGILAFGIGTEAFIPLFGQELGELSPLLAGFLGAALSLGWSLSQTVSASFVRIAVVRRLIVGGPVLLAIGLAAYSALQVAGPSVFVVALWFVTLFAAGAGIGIAFPHLAVAAFSSVEDTEEAAKASAGINTVFLMSSAFSAALAGVLVKLGEPSALSSAHLLLSVFAIVALLGAFPAWRIARSGATRKPVAAQLTH
- a CDS encoding DNA recombination protein RmuC, with product MTGTAVLLLLVFLLVGLGLGWVFGLLWSRGRDGASLARITAERDAAEDRVVELTQERTTVGQQMSGQAVVKESLDRLHAQLNQLEKGRAAWQSQLHQQVNEVRMSGEALRRETASLSTALRKPQVRGRWGELHLRRTVELAGMVAHCDFTEQTTTTGDDGLLRPDMVVRLAEGKNLVVDSKVPLAAFLEAAESDDADFREERLRAHARHLRTHVDQLSAKAYWSRLPSTPEFVILFVPGESFLSAALDVEPILLEYAAERRVILATPTTLIATLRAAAYAWNQSALTESAQQVFELGRELYERLGTMGDHLNRVGRSLTSAVDAYNSTVGSFERRVFTTARKLRDLHVTEAELTAMESIEASARPLTAPEFLAVEEDTPDTHRWLPGPTIDKTHREPPPLPGLDSQTG
- a CDS encoding YiaA/YiaB family inner membrane protein, whose amino-acid sequence is MTKPIQPSQTSAFYLQAILSFALSMTAMTIAIVYLPAAGWIRAFLALGLLYLVTSTVTLCKVVRDRQELSVVTNRVDQARLDKLLAEHDPFKVDA
- a CDS encoding glycoside hydrolase family 64 protein, which produces MRIKHKLLAVLAAASTVAAGLVATVAMPAQAVPATIPLKITNSSGRGDAVYIYNLGTNLQTGQQGWADAAGNFHAWPAGGNPPTPAPDASIAGPGNGGSITIQMPKFSGRVYFSYGQKLVFKLTTGGLVQPAVQNPSDPNRNILFSWTEYTLNDSGLWINSTQVDMFSVPYAVGVQQGNGNVLTTGHLKPGGYNNFFNALRGQSGGWANLIQTAPNGSVLRALAPTYGVETGALPGNVMDDYINRVWSKYSSQTLTVQPFGDQPNTKYFGRVSGNVMNFTNTSGQVVTSFQKPNAPSIFGCAGLLDAPNDLVRGPISRTLCAGFNRSTLLTNPNQPDPNNSNFYQDSVTNHYSKLIHAQMADGKAYGFAFDDVGNHEALVHDGNPQQAYITLDPFN
- a CDS encoding ArsR family transcriptional regulator; the protein is MHVPVSRPAISQHLKVLGQAGLVDQFWDDALDAFAAYVRETEGEQ
- a CDS encoding SRPBCC domain-containing protein → MSTAPLVKRVVVKTTQERAFDLFTKHLGAWWPLKTHSIGEDKATSVELEGAVGGRIVEYGEDGPHGYWGTVSDWDPPNSLSFTWHPGSDPKQAGSITVSFKQLDGGTEVELIHSGWERRPDGAEARESYNTGWDYVLDFYVSHSR